In the Anguilla anguilla isolate fAngAng1 chromosome 7, fAngAng1.pri, whole genome shotgun sequence genome, one interval contains:
- the cep83 gene encoding centrosomal protein of 83 kDa isoform X2, with translation MNHPAMSQSTPLFPNLGALAGTPAALPASDMELQKMLIDERMRCEHHKTNYQTLKAEHTRLQTEFTRAHDELKRLLVDKQAIQDKHQLLLAELQGDLLDKTRELEELRTQVLTPQKLELLRAQIQQELEVPVRERFSKLEEETEKYRSDFNKLRYEYTFLKSEFDHQREEHARVLEERKMRFDAEVSRLEKEKEELSGQLLSSDPARDGRRLEVLLRDKAQLLLRLKGLEGEVAQLRAERDSSGAQAENVQRIQVRQLAESQAAVKALEAEKQSLRLQAERLESELRLSLEQSTTLTGRLHKAERQVNLLTSQVEQLKHSHKLEVANVKLESVRARAEVGRERDALQSQLEGLQLDVEVLKEALERNRELLVEKEREAVRRVQAAREEEFHKMAAVQEEKLELENRISELEQQRALQEAAGSSQKEEWEERLRAAQLGEETARREAQSLRETRR, from the exons ATGAACCACCCCGCCATGTCACAGTCTACCCCCCTGTTCCCGAACCTCGGTGCCTTGGCTGGCACACCAGCTGCTCTGCCAGCCTCCGACATGGAGCTACAGAAGATGCTTATTGACGAGCGGATGCGATGCGAGCACCATAAGACCAACTACCAGACCCTGAAGGCCGAGCACACCAG GTTGCAGACGGAGTTCACGCGGGCGCATGACGAGCTGAAGCGGCTGCTGGTGGATAAGCAGGCCATTCAGGACAAGCACCAGCTGCTGCTGGCCGAGCTGCAGGGGGACCTGCTGGACAAAAccagagagctggaggagctcCGCACGCAG GTGCTTACTCCTCAGAAGTTGGAGCTGTTGCGAGCTCAAAttcagcaggagctggaggtcCCTGTGAGGGAGCGCTTCAGCAAGCTGGAGGAG GAAACCGAAAAGTACAGGTCGGACTTCAACAAGCTGCGGTACGAATACACCTTCCTGAAGTCGGAGTTTGACCACCAGAGGGAGGAGCACGCCCGCgtcctggaggagaggaagatgCGCTTTGATGCAGAG GTCTCCcggctggagaaggagaaggaggagctgagCGGGCAGCTGCTGAGCTCGGACCCGGCGCGGGACGGCCGGCGCCTGGAGGTGCTGCTGCGGGACAAGGCCCAGCTGCTCCTGCGGCTCAAGGGCCTGGAGGGCGAGGTGGCCCAGCTCCGCGCGGAGAGGGACAGCTCCGGCGCCCAGGCCGAGAACGTGCAGCGGATCCAGGTCCGCCAGCTGGCCGAGTCCCAGGCTGCGGTCAAGGCCCTGGAG gcaGAGAAGCAGTCGCTGCGGCTGCAGGCGGAGAGGCTGGAGAGCGAGCTGCGGCTCAGCCTGGAGCAGAGCACCACGCTGACCGGCCGGCTGCACAAGGCCGAGCGGCAGGTCAACCTGCTGACCAGTCAG GTGGAGCAGCTGAAGCACTCCCACAAGCTGGAGGTGGCCAACGTGAAGCTGGAGAGCGTGAGGGCCAGGgcggaggtggggagggagcgGGACGCCCTGCAGAGTCAGCTGGAAG GGCTGCAGCTGGACGTGGAGGTGCTGAAGGAGGCGCTGGAGCGCAACAGGGAGCTCCTGGTGGAGAAGGAGCGGGAGGCGGTTCGCCGGGTGCAGGCGGCGCGAGAGGAGGAGTTCCACAAGATGGCTGCCGTGCAGGAGGAGAA gctggagctggagaaccGCATTTCCGAGCTGGAGCAGCAGAGGGCGCTGCAGGAGGCGGCGGGGAGCTCGCAGaaggaggagtgggaggagcgCCTCCGAGCCGCACAGCTGGGGGAGGAGACCGCCCGCAGGGAGGCGCAGAGCCTGAG AGAAACCAGGAGATGA
- the cep83 gene encoding centrosomal protein of 83 kDa isoform X1 — translation MNHPAMSQSTPLFPNLGALAGTPAALPASDMELQKMLIDERMRCEHHKTNYQTLKAEHTRLQTEFTRAHDELKRLLVDKQAIQDKHQLLLAELQGDLLDKTRELEELRTQVLTPQKLELLRAQIQQELEVPVRERFSKLEEETEKYRSDFNKLRYEYTFLKSEFDHQREEHARVLEERKMRFDAEVSRLEKEKEELSGQLLSSDPARDGRRLEVLLRDKAQLLLRLKGLEGEVAQLRAERDSSGAQAENVQRIQVRQLAESQAAVKALEAEKQSLRLQAERLESELRLSLEQSTTLTGRLHKAERQVNLLTSQVEQLKHSHKLEVANVKLESVRARAEVGRERDALQSQLEGLQLDVEVLKEALERNRELLVEKEREAVRRVQAAREEEFHKMAAVQEEKLELENRISELEQQRALQEAAGSSQKEEWEERLRAAQLGEETARREAQSLRVKVQQQGLQQDELMREKQENGELRLRNQEMSVQLGTLGRSEAELLEANHRLREMLDRLKEELRTARSQAEKAQHEAERALEERRVEWLEEKHKLQERDTELQEKYSQAKERLQRAALAQKKRKTMNEHRERKLQDKIQLLEAKIAELELETQAAKKPAHAEERAHLHRRLKELQRRHGEFRRLLLGSQLAFGPAPGADAPFGGLHDAEHQELAVLRRRLEELESSQQQQLEELGPPLDRDQERDVPSQL, via the exons ATGAACCACCCCGCCATGTCACAGTCTACCCCCCTGTTCCCGAACCTCGGTGCCTTGGCTGGCACACCAGCTGCTCTGCCAGCCTCCGACATGGAGCTACAGAAGATGCTTATTGACGAGCGGATGCGATGCGAGCACCATAAGACCAACTACCAGACCCTGAAGGCCGAGCACACCAG GTTGCAGACGGAGTTCACGCGGGCGCATGACGAGCTGAAGCGGCTGCTGGTGGATAAGCAGGCCATTCAGGACAAGCACCAGCTGCTGCTGGCCGAGCTGCAGGGGGACCTGCTGGACAAAAccagagagctggaggagctcCGCACGCAG GTGCTTACTCCTCAGAAGTTGGAGCTGTTGCGAGCTCAAAttcagcaggagctggaggtcCCTGTGAGGGAGCGCTTCAGCAAGCTGGAGGAG GAAACCGAAAAGTACAGGTCGGACTTCAACAAGCTGCGGTACGAATACACCTTCCTGAAGTCGGAGTTTGACCACCAGAGGGAGGAGCACGCCCGCgtcctggaggagaggaagatgCGCTTTGATGCAGAG GTCTCCcggctggagaaggagaaggaggagctgagCGGGCAGCTGCTGAGCTCGGACCCGGCGCGGGACGGCCGGCGCCTGGAGGTGCTGCTGCGGGACAAGGCCCAGCTGCTCCTGCGGCTCAAGGGCCTGGAGGGCGAGGTGGCCCAGCTCCGCGCGGAGAGGGACAGCTCCGGCGCCCAGGCCGAGAACGTGCAGCGGATCCAGGTCCGCCAGCTGGCCGAGTCCCAGGCTGCGGTCAAGGCCCTGGAG gcaGAGAAGCAGTCGCTGCGGCTGCAGGCGGAGAGGCTGGAGAGCGAGCTGCGGCTCAGCCTGGAGCAGAGCACCACGCTGACCGGCCGGCTGCACAAGGCCGAGCGGCAGGTCAACCTGCTGACCAGTCAG GTGGAGCAGCTGAAGCACTCCCACAAGCTGGAGGTGGCCAACGTGAAGCTGGAGAGCGTGAGGGCCAGGgcggaggtggggagggagcgGGACGCCCTGCAGAGTCAGCTGGAAG GGCTGCAGCTGGACGTGGAGGTGCTGAAGGAGGCGCTGGAGCGCAACAGGGAGCTCCTGGTGGAGAAGGAGCGGGAGGCGGTTCGCCGGGTGCAGGCGGCGCGAGAGGAGGAGTTCCACAAGATGGCTGCCGTGCAGGAGGAGAA gctggagctggagaaccGCATTTCCGAGCTGGAGCAGCAGAGGGCGCTGCAGGAGGCGGCGGGGAGCTCGCAGaaggaggagtgggaggagcgCCTCCGAGCCGCACAGCTGGGGGAGGAGACCGCCCGCAGGGAGGCGCAGAGCCTGAG GGTCAAAGTTCAGCAGCAGGGGCTGCAGCAGGATGAGCTGATGCGAGAGAAACAGGAGAATGGAGAACTCAGACTG AGAAACCAGGAGATGAGCGTGCAGCTGGGCACGCTGGGCCGCTCGGAGGCGGAGCTGCTGGAGGCCAATCACAGGCTGCGCGAGATGCTGGACCGACtgaaggaggagctgaggaCCGCTCGCAGCCAGGCCGAGAAGGCCCAACACGAAGCAGAGAG GGCGCTGGAGGAACGGCGTGTGGAGTGGCTGGAGGAGAAGCACAAGCTGCAGGAGAGGGACACTGAGCTGCAGGAGAAGTACAGCCAGGCCAAGGAGCGGCTGCAAAGAGCTGCGCTGGCGCAGAAGAAG AGGAAGACCATGAACGAGCACCGAGAGAGGAAGCTCCAGGATAAGATTCAGCTGCTGGAGGCCAAGATcgcagagctggagctggagacaCAGGCAGCGAA gAAGCCCGCGCACGCGGAGGAGCGGGCCCACCTCCACCGGCGCCTGAAGGAGCTGCAGAGGAGGCACGGAGAGTTCCGCCGCCTCCTCCTGGGGTCCCAGCTGGCcttcggccccgcccccggggcTGACGCACCTTTTGGGGGCCTCCAC GACGCAGAGCACCAGGAGCTGGCCGTGCTGCGGCGAcgcctggaggagctggagtccagccagcagcagcagctggaggagctgggccCCCCCCTGGACAGGGACCAGGAGCGGGACGTCCCATCCCAGCTCTGA